One window of the Magnolia sinica isolate HGM2019 chromosome 19, MsV1, whole genome shotgun sequence genome contains the following:
- the LOC131235136 gene encoding tryptophan aminotransferase-related protein 2-like — protein sequence MEGRKIRGIWGNKSRGRMHLLLVSVTLNLVLLSGLLYERGRRAFSEEKEQVLPGFCPATEVKKMGSLEVESRISSGRGWTEEGRVQKLSSDSVIINLDHGDPTMFESFWRKTGEKSTIIIPGWEKMSYFSDVRNICWFLEPEFAEEVKELHKLVGNAETEGRHIIVGTGSTQLYQAALFALSPSDAPEPMNVVSATPYYSSYPSVTDFLKSGLYKWAGDAYTFDRDGPYIELVTSPNNPDGFARQPVVNREGGKTIYDLAYYWPQYASITAPADHDLMLFTVSKSTGHAGTRIGWALVKDPEVARRMTKYVELNTIGVSKDSQLRAAKILRAVRGGYEGEQESGDGETLKFFDFGRLLMAERWDRLRDAVRKNPIFSLPEFPTAYCNFAGESGTSHPAFAWLKCEAEHVDDCESFLRSNRILTRSGRQFGGDSRYVRVSMVDRDETFDVLIDRLNIIR from the exons ATGGAAGGGCGAAAGATCAGGGGCATTTGGGGAAATAAAAGCAGGGGGCGGATGCACCTGCTTCTCGTCTCAGTTACATTGAATTTGGTACTTCTCAGTGGCCTTTTATACGAGAGAGGGCGTAGGGCATTTTCCGAAGAAAAGGAGCAAGTCTTACCTGGTTTTTGCCCTGCCACTGAGGTGAAGAAGATGGGAAGCTTGGAGGTAGAGAGCCGCATCAGTAGCGGCAGAGGATGGACTGAGGAAGGCCGAGTACAAAAGCTGTCCTCGGACTCAGTTATTATTAACCTCGATCA CGGCGATCCGACCATGTTCGAGTCATTCTGGCGGAAGACGGGCGAAAAGAGTACGATCATCATCCCAGGCTGGGAAAAGATGAGCTATTTCTCCGACGTCAGGAACATTTGCTGGTTCCTGGAGCCCGAATTCGCTGAGGAGGTCAAGGAATTGCACAAGCTAGTAGGCAATGCTGAGACGGAAGGCCGTCATATAATCGTCGGAACTGGCTCGACACAGCTATATCAGGCGGCTCTCTTTGCGCTCTCGCCGTCGGATGCGCCTGAGCCAATGAACGTGGTGTCCGCCACCCCTTACTACTCA TCGTATCCATCCGTCACCGATTTCTTGAAGTCGGGGCTTTATAAGTGGGCTGGCGATGCCTACACCTTTGATCGTGATGGGCCATACATCGAACTGGTTACCTCCCCGAATAACCCTGACGGGTTCGCGAGGCAACCAGTCGTTAACAGGGAAGGCGGCAAGACGATCTACGATCTTGCTTACTACTGGCCTCAATACGCATCGATCACTGCTCCGGCGGACCATGATCTGATGCTTTTCACTGTGTCAAAGAGCACGGGCCACGCAGGAACCCGAATTGG gtgggccctggttAAGGATCCGGAAGTTGCCAGGAGAATGACCAAGTACGTCGAGCTCAACACCATTGGAGTATCGAAGGACTCGCAACTCCGGGCTGCTAAGATCCTGAGGGCTGTGCGGGGAGGGTATGAAGGCGAGCAAGAGTCTGGCGATGGAGAGACGCTGAAGTTCTTCGACTTTGGTCGTCTCCTCATGGCGGAGAGATGGGATCGGCTTAGGGACGCCGTTCGCAAGAATCCCATCTTCAGCTTGCCGGAATTCCCGACTGCCTACTGCAATTTCGCCGGCGAGAGTGGGACTTCTCACCCTG CGTTCGCTTGGCTGAAGTGCGAGGCGGAGCACGTCGATGACTGCGAAAGCTTCCTGCGGAGCAACAGGATCCTGACGCGGAGCGGCAGGCAGTTCGGTGGGGACTCGCGGTATGTGAGGGTGAGCATGGTCGACAGGGACGAGACCTTCGACGTCCTTATCGACCGACTAAACATCATCCGTTGA